ATTTGCCGCGGCTCCTCGAGATGTCGGGTGCCCGCGAGGTCGTCGTCGCCGACCCCGAATTGACCCATGCGGAAGTCCTCGACGTCGTCGCGGCCTGCGACCGGGCCCGCGTCAACGTGAAAGTCTTCCCCGACGTCTTCCAGCTCGTGGTCCGCGAGGTGGGCGTCAGCGAGCTGGGCGGGCTGCCGATGCTGCGCGTTCGCGACGTGAACCTGCGTGGCTGGAACCTCCTCGTCAAGCGCGCGCTGGACATCGTCCTGTCCGCGACGCTCCTCATCCTCCTCTCGCCGGTGATGATCGCGGTCGCCATCGCAGTGAAGCTCAGCTCTTCCCAGGGGCCGGTCTTCTTCATCCAGGAGCGCGTTGGCGTCGACGGCAGGCCTTTCGCGTGCGCCAAATTCCGAACCATGCACGTCGACGCGGAGGCTCAGACGGGACCGGTTTGGGCGCTACCGGACGACGCGCGGACGACCCGCCTCGGGCGCTGGCTTCGCCATTACTCCATTGACGAGCTGCCTCAGCTCGTCAATGTCCTCATGGGCGACATGAGTCTCGTGGGCCCAAGGCCCGAGCGGCCGTACTTCGTGGAGCAGTTTCGGCGCTTCATCCCCCGGTACGAGAAGCGACATCAGGAGAAGGCCGGCGTGACCGGGTGGGCGCAGGTGAATGGGCTACGCGGCCAGTCGCCGATCGAGGAGCGGACCCTCTATGATTTGTTTTATGTCGAGCACTGGTCCCCAGCGTTCGACCTCAAGATCCTGATCCAAACGATCGCCGCGGTGGTGCGCGGCCGCAACGCCTACTGATCGGCCCATCGGTCACCGATCACGCCGCTCAGCGCGCCGTTTCTCGCCCAGCGCCCTCGCTTTCGCACGGATGTCTCAATGGCGGCCCAGCGTTGCTGGCCATTCGGTAAAAACGCAGGACATGACGAAGCTCATCGTCGGCCTGGGGAATCCCGGGCCGCGCTACCACCACACGCGCCACAACGTCGGTTTCGCGGTCGTCGCCGAGCTGGGGCGACGGCACAACGTGCCCGGCAGGAGCCGAGGCCCGGTCATCGTGGGCGAAGGCGCCATTTCGGGCCAGCCGGTCGTCCTGGCACAGCCAACCACCATGATGAACGCGAGTGGCGCGCCCGTCGCGCTCCTGCGCAAGCGCCACAACGTTTGGAGCCTGGATGATCTCCTGGTCGTCGTCGACGACATGGACCTCGCCCTCGGCACCGTTCGCCTCAGGCCCCGAGGGAGCGCCGGCGGCCACAACGGGCTCAAGTCCATCATCGACGCCCTGGGAAGCCAGGACTTCCCGCGGCTCCGCGTGGGCATCGGTCGTCCGCCGCCGGGGGTGGACCCCATCGACTACGTCCTCACGCGCTTCAGCCCAGCGGAGCGGGCCACGATTGAGAAGGCGATTGCGACCGCCGCGGATGCCGTGGAATGCTGGATCGAGCATGGAGCGGACGAGACGATGAACCGGTTCAATCGAACCTCCGCACCGGGCTCACCGTGACGCGCCACCGAACGCGTCGACGTTTCCGCGCCACCCGGCCGGCGTGACGCCCCATGAGGCTCAACCGGCTGCTCTCAACGATCCGGCGAGACGCGGGCTACGCGGCCCTACGAGACCGCCTCGTCGACTCGGCGGCTTCCGATGCGATCGAGGCATCGCGCCGCGCCGGCGCCAGTCGAGTCCGAGAGCCCCTCCGGATCTCGCTCCTGGATGCCGCGAAGCCGGCGTTCCTCGCAGCGCTCCACGCGGAGCTGCGTCGCCCGACGATCGTTCTGGTGAGCCGCCTCGCACGCGGTCGGCAGCTCGCCCAGGAGCTGGAATCCTGGTCAGAGGACCCGGCCTCGGTGTATCTCTTCCCCGACCTCGACGCCCTCCCCTATGAGCGGCTGCCTCCCGGCCCCGAGCACCTCTCGATGCGGATCGAGGCGATGCTCGCCCTCGCCACGTCGGCGCAGCCCGCGGCCGCCCCTCCTCTCGTCGTGGCGACGGCCCGCGCAGCCATGGACCGAATCATGGCCCCGGACGCATGCCGGGCGACGACGTGGACCGTGGCCGTCGGCGATCGGATCCGCCCGGACCGGCTGATCGGGGACTGGGTCCGCGCGGGATACGAGCCCACATCGGTGGTCGAAGGGCCCGGCGAGTTCGCCCGGCGCGGCGGAATCCTCGACGTGTTCCCGCTTGGAGTCCGCCAGGGCTCGATGGCTCCACCGGCGACGCGCCCAGCGTTCCGCATCGAGCTGTGGGGGAACGACGTCGAGTCGATTCGTCTATTCGACCCAGCCACGCAGCGATCGGGCGAGCGCGTCGATCGGTTCGTCATCGGACCCGGACACGAGGTGCTGGTCGGAGACTCGACGGTCGCCCGCCGAGCGCAGGAGATGCTGGACCTGAGCCGCGCGCGGCCGCGGGTTCGGGACGACGTCGAGGACGAGCTGCGCATGTTGGGCGAGGGGAAGACCTTCGCGCTGCTCGAGTGGTATCGAGGACTTCTCGGGTCCGCGTCGATTCTCAGCTATCTGCCACCGAACGGGCTACTGGTCGTGGACGAGATCGGCGCCGTGGCCACGACGGCGCGCTCCCTCGAGCGCCAGGCTGAGGAGCTGGCGATCGATCTGGTCGATCGGGGGGAGGGGCCTGCGGGTGTGCCTCGACCCTACTGGACGTGGACCGAGCTGGAGGAGACTCTGGGGCGAGGCGACCTCGGCGCTCCGTCGCGCCCCCTCCGGCTCGACTTCGCCCTCGACGCGGACGCCCTCGACGGCGCATTCGTCCCGGCCCCGGCGTACCAGGGCGCCATCCAACGCCTAATAGACGACGCGCGGGCGCCCGCCGTCCGCGATGGGCGGCCGGCGGAGCATACGGTCGTCGTGAGCCAGCAGGCAGCGCGGCTGGCGGAGCTATTGCGCGACGACGCCGTGGCTTTTACCGAGCTGGCGGACGGAATGGCCGCGAGCGAAAGCGAGCCCGTGCACGGCTTTATTCTGGCCCACGGCGTCCTCGGCGAGGGATGGATGAATCGCGAGATCGGGCTTACCCTCCTCACGGACCGCGAGATCTTTGGGTGGGCCAAAGTCCGACGGGCGGGTCGCCGTCTGACCGTCTCCGCCCGTGAGCGCTTCTTGAGCGATCTGGAGGTTGGGGGGCTCGTGGTCCACGTCGACCACGGCATCGGTCGATTCCGTGGGCTGGTCCGCATCGCAGACCGCGAAACCGGCATCGCGCGGGAGTACCTGGACATCGAGTACGCCGAACGTGGGCGGCTTCGGGTACCGGTCGAGCATGCCGATCGAGTCTCGCCCTACATCGGGGCGGGAGAGGCGCTGCCCGCGTTGACCAGGCTGGGAAGTGGCGAGTGGCATCGAACGAAGCAGCGCATCCGCGGCGCCGTCCAACGGATCGCCAAGGACTTGGTGGAGCTATACGCGCGCCGCGAGCTGGCGGCGACGGACGCGTTCGGCGAGGACACGCCGTGGCAGATGGAGCTGGAGGCGTCGTTTCCCTACGTCGAGACACCGGACCAGCTCCAAGCCACCGCGGAGGTGAAGGAGGACCTCGAGCACCCGCGCCCTATGGACCGCCTGCTTGTGGGAGACGTGGGATACGGGAAGACGGAAGTCGCGCTTCGGGCGGCCTTCAAAGCCGTGAACCAGGGCAAGCAGGTCGCCGTGCTCGTGCCCACCACCGTACTCGCGCAGCAGCATCTCCAGACGTTCCGCGAGCGACTCGCGCCGTTCCCGGTGCGGGTTGAAATGCTGTCGCGATTCCTCACCGACCGGCAGGCGCGTGACGTCATCGAGGGTCTGCGCGACGGGCGCGTCGACGTCGTGATCGGAACCCATCGCCTGCTCCAGCGGGACGTGGGCTTCAAGGACCTCGGGCTCGTGATCATCGACGAGGAGCAGCGATTCGGCGTCGCCCACAAAGAGCGCTTCAAAGAGCTCCGAACAGAAGTCCACGTCCTCACCCTCTCGGCGACGCCCATCCCCCGCACCTTGCACCTCTCGCTGGTCGGGGTGCGCGACCTCAGCATGATCCAGACGCCACCGGAGGAGCGCCTACCGATCCGGACCGCGGTCGCCGAGCACGACGAGGGATTGATTCGCGAAGCGATTCTGCGCGAGCTGGACCGCGGCGGGCAGGTCTTCTACGTCTCGAACCGCGTCCATTCCATCAACCAGGTGGCCGCACGGCTCTCCGCGTTGGTTCCGGAAGCGCGCATCGTCGTCGGCCACGGACAGATGAGCGATGAAGAGCTCGAGGAGGCAATGCTCGCCTTCGCCAATGGCGACGCGGACGTCCTGGTGTGCACCACGATCATCGAGGCTGGGCTGGACCTCCCGAACGTGAACACGATCATCGTGACGAATGCCGATCAGTTCGGCCTGTCCCAGCTCTACCAGCTCCGGGGGCGCGTCGGGCGCGCCTCCAACCGCGCGTACGCCTACTTTCTGTATCCGCGCGACCGCCAGCTCACCGAGATCGCCGAGAAGCGGCTTCGCGCGATCTTCGAGGCCACCGAGCTGGGCGCCGGCTACCGGATCGCGCTCAAGGACCTCGAGATTCGGGGAGCGGGGAACCTGCTCGGCGTGGAGCAGCACGGCCACATCAGCGCCGTGGGCTTCAATCTCTATTGCCGGCTGCTGGCCGAGGCCGTCGATCAGCTCAAGACGCTTCGGGAGCAGTCGCTCGAACGGGAGGGCGAACCCGGGGAGGGCGGGCTGAGAATGGAGCGCGTGCTCTCCGGCGCGGCCATCGAGACGCCTACCGCGAGCATCAATCTTCCCCTCGACGCGTCGCTACCGCCGGACTACGTCGAAGACGAATCCGCGCGACTCAACCTCTACCAGCGGCTCGCGTCGGTCCGCGATGGCCCCGCCCTCGGAGAGCTGATGGCGGAGATCGAGGACCGCTTCGGCCCTCCCCCCGAGCCAGCCATGAACCTCTTCTACCTTCTCAGCCTGCGTGTCGCCGCCATCGAAGCCGGGATCGAGGAGGTTCTGGTGGACGCCGGCCAGATCGTGGCTCGATTCCGGGAGTCGCGCGCCATCGACGCGGGACGGCTCGCCCACGATCTGGGATTTCCCATTGAAGCGCGCAGCAACCAGGTTCGCATCCCACTCGGTCGTGGCGCGGGGTGGACGACGCGCCTGCGCGACCTCGTCGACGCGCTCGCCGCATTGCCCCAGTCATCGGATGACGGCCGCGGCGCAGCAGGATCGCGGCCCGGCGCGACGTCCCGTCCCGTTGCCCGCCCTGCCAGGCAGAAGTAGACTCCGGGCGCTCGGACCGGTCGGCACGAGGGCCTGATTCAGCATATCGACGATCGCGCGGTACCGGGCAGACGGTACGAAACCTTTTTAGAGAAGGCCAACCGCGTAGCGGGGAGCATCATTCGGGGCCGTCATCCTCGGTCTCGGGGATCCGGGCGTACCCACGAGCATATGCCTCCGCCTCACCCTGTGACGGGCAGCTCTGCGTCCAGCGCCTGCACGATCAGCTCGCTACGGCTCTGGCCCGGCGCACGCGATCCTTCGAGTAGCCCGAGCAGGTCTGCCGGAAGACTAAGGGAAATTCTTGCCGATTTCATCGTCGCCTCCTCGGGGCGATCATACTCACGGTATGATCGCCCTGAATACATCCGAGGGGAATGGGCGCCATGCTGAGCGAGCGGCAGCAGCGGCAGGTCGATCGCTTCCTCGACGAGGCCGAGGCCGCGCTCGCTGCCCACGACTGGGGGAACGCACGGATCGCCGTGGAGGCCGTGCTGGCGCTCGACGCAGCCAACGCCGACGCGCGCGCCTTTCTCACGGTGGTCGAGCGCGCGGCTGGGGCGGCTCCCGGCGCGACTCCTTCCACGACGCCCGAGGGCGCCTTGCAGACCGCTGCGGTGGAGCCCGCGGCCGCGACTCCCAATGCGTTCTGCGATGGGCGCTATGAAGTCAAGCGCTTCCTCGGCGAGGGCGGCAAGAAGCGCGTCTTCCTCGCCCACGACACCAAGCTCGACCGCGACGTCGCCTTCGCGCTCATCAAGACCGATGGGCTCGATGACGAGGGGCTGCTCCGCATCAGACGCGAGGCCCAGGCCATGGGCCGCCTCGGTGATCACCCCCACATCGTGTCCGTATACGACATCGGCGAGCTTCCCCCCGCCCGAGCATCCGCTTTGGATGGTGGGCGGGCCACACCTTTCCTCGTCTCCCAGCTCATGGCCGGCGGCGACGTCGAAGGACTCATCGAGCGCGCCGACAACCACCGTGTCCCCCTGGCCTCCGCCCTCACCATCGCCGACCAGGTGTGCCAGGCCCTCGCCCACGCCCACGCCCACGGCATCGTCCACCGCGACTTGAAGCCGGGGAACGTCTGGCTCACTGCTGACGGCACGGCAAAGCTGGGCGACTTCGGTCTCGCCGTCGCCCTCGACCGTACGCGCCTCACGCAGGCGGGCATGATGGTCGGCACGGTGAGCTATATGCCGCCGGAGCAGGCTATCGGCGGCGAGGTCACCCCGCGCTCCGACCTCTACTCCCTCGGCGCCATGTTGTACGAGCTGACGACCGGCCGCCCGCCCTTCGTCGGAGACGAGGCCGTCGCCATCATTACCCAGCACCTAAACACCCCACCGGTGGCGCCGACCTGGCATGCCCAGGACCTGCCTCCGGCGCTCGAGGCCCTCATTCTTCGCCTCCTCGAGAAGGACCCGGCGAAGCGGCCGGCCTCGGCCGCGGAGGTCAGGCAGCTCATCGCCGGCGTGGTCTCGGACATCGGGCACGGTTCGGGAGCTGGACCATCGCCGGGACCGTCGGCCTCAGGCATGACAGATGGAGCGACCGGGCTTGGGGCATCCGGCGCAAACCCCATCTATCGCCGCGTGTTCGTTGGGCGAGAGGCAGAGCTGAAGCAGCTCCAAGTGGCCTTCGATGCCGCGCTCTCCGGCCAGGGCTCGCTCATCGCCGTGGTAGGTGAGCCAGGCATCGGGAAGACGGCGCTCTGCGAGCAGATCGCCACCTACGCCGCCGTGCGCGGCGGAAAGACGCTCGTCGGTCATAGCTATGAGGAGGGCTCGCTGTCGCTCCCGTATCTCGCTTTCGTGGAATCGCTCCGAAGCTACGTCCTCGCCCGCGACCCAGACGGATTGAAGCAAGACCTGGGCAGTGGAGCCGCGGAGATCGCCCGAATCATCTCGGAGGTCCGCGACCGGGTCCCAGTGGAGCTTCGGCCAGCCGGCGACCCGGAAGATGACCGCTGGCGCCTCTTCCAGGCGGTGACGGGATTTCTGCGCAACGCGGCCCAGGTGCAGCCCGTGCTCCTCGTCCTGGAGGACCTCCACTGGGCCGATCGCGGCACCCTCGACTACCTCCTCCACCTCGCCCGCAATCTCACCGGCGCGCGGCTGCTCGTCCTCGTCACGTACCGCGACGTGGAGGTCGATCGTGCGCACCCGCTCTCGGGCACGCTGGCTGAGCTTCGTCGCGTGGCCGCCTTCCAGCGCATTGCCCTCCGCGGCCTCACCGTGGACGAAGTGCATCGCATGATGAACACCATTCGGGGAAACGAAGTTCCCTGGAGCGCGGCCGAGGCGATCCACCGCCAGACGGAGGGCAACCCCCTGTTCGTTCAGGAGGTGCTGCGCTACGTCGCCGAGGAGGGCATCGTTGCTCGCGAGGGCGGCCGGTACATTCGCGCCGATGGCGGCGAGCCCGGGCTGGGCATCCCGGAAGGACTCCGCGACGTCATCGGCAAGCGCCTGTCCCGCCTGAGCCCGGAGTGCAACCGCCTGCTAACCGTCGCGGCCGTCATCGGCCGCGAGTTCGCCCTCGACGTGCTGAGTCGCGTGGCCCGGATCAGCGAGGACGAGGTCCTCGCCGGGTTGGAGGAAGGGCTCAAGGTTGGTGTGCTGGAGGAGCAAGCGCGGGTCGGGGGCGTCCTCTATCGCTTCTCGCATGCCATGTTTCGCCAGACGCTATACGAGGAGCTGAGCGCAGCTAGGCACATTCGACTCCACCAGGACGTCGGCCGGGCCATCGAAGAGGTCCATGCCCGACGCATCGACGACCATACGTCTGAGCTGGCGGAGCACTTTTCCCACTCGTCCGACCCGACGGACCTGGCGAAGGCTGTGGCCTATGGGGAGCGCGGCGCGCAGCGCGCGATGGCGGCCTACGCCTACGGCGAGGCGATCCGCCTGCTGGAACGCGCAATCGAGGTTCAGGAGGTGCTCGATCCGGACGACACCGCGCGTCGCTGCGATCTGACGCTGGCCCTCGGTCGGGCTCTGCTCCCCGCGGGGGAGCCGCGTCGGGCCCACGAGAGCGCCGCGCCGACGGCGTTCGCTCTGGCAGAAGAATTGGGTGACCGTGCGAGGGCGGCTTCGGCCGCCCTCCTCGCGCTCGCCGGTATGAACCGAGCCACTACCGCGGCGATCGCCTCCGGCGGAGAGGAGTGGCGCGTCTGGTGCGAGCGGGCTGATCGCTACGCGGCGCCGGGCACGCTCGAGCGCGTACACACCGACCTGGCCCTCGCCGCGCGTGCCCAGGCGACCCGCGACCGTCGGCGGCGGCGGGCGCTGATCCGCGGCGCCGTGTCCCTTGCCGGCGAGATCGGCGACGCCGAGGCCGCGGTCGAGGCCACCTACCAGCTCCTCTTCGCCCTCGATACCCCACTGGAGGAGCCCGAGCGTGCGGAGGCCGCGCGACGCGTCGTGGCGTCGAACCGGGCATCGGCCAGTGCACGTGGCCAGGTGCGGGTGCTCTGGCGCGCCGCGTACGCCCTCCTCGCGGCCGGTGACCGCGAGGCGTTCGAGTCCATCTTTCGGGAGATCGCCTCTCTCGTGGACCGAACGCCCGACGCCGGCGTCCAGGTGTACCCTCTCTTCGGCCCGGCCACCCTCGCCATTCTCGACGGGGACTTGGAGGGCGCGCTGGACGTGGCAAGGCGAATCGCCGAGCGGGGCGAGGAGGTGGGCGCGACCGGGGTCGGCCGCATCAACTCCCACCACTTCCAGCTCCGACCCCTGCTGCACCTCGGCCGCGGCGGGGACGTGCTCGCCTGGGACGATGGTGGGTTCGGAGGACTGGGACCTTGGCGCGGGGTCCTGGCTCTTGCACACTGTGGCCGGCTCGATGAAGCGCGGAGCGCTGCGCAACCGCTGTATGCGCAGGCCAACCAGGACGAGTTCATGTCGGTCAACACGCTCGCGTGGCTGCTCGAGGCCATCACCATCGTCGGTGACGGCACACGAGCCGGGGTGCTGGCAGAGCGCCTTCGGCCAGCGGCGTCCGCAGTGGCGGCCTCCAACGCCGACGCGACATGCTTCGCGCGGCACGTCGGCGGCGCCGCGCACCTCGCCGGCGATTACGACTCGGCGCGCGCGCTGTACGACCTCGCGCTGGAGGCGTCGGAGCGCGTTCGCTTTCGGCCCGAGATCGCCCTGACTCGGCTCCAGCTCGCTGAGCTGCTCCTCGACGATGGTTTCATCGCCACGCTGTTGCCCGAACGGCGAAAGGCGAGCCAGGAAACGGCGCTGCGCCACCTCGGCTTCGCGGTCGACGAGCTGCGCGCCATGAAGATGCATCCGGGCCTGGAGCGAGCATTGCGCCACAAGGGTCTTCTGCACGCATAGGCGACGCAGAATGCGCATGGCGGGGCATACGCGATGTCATGAGCCCGCGGATTCTGTAGGTAGCCGCCGGCGCCCGTGGACGACCGCTAGAACGACGACGACACTCCGATGGTCGCCGCCCAAATTACGTCCGCCAAGTCCGGGCGATTCGCGTTACCTCGGCGGTGCGCACGGTCGCACCATCGCGAATCGCCTGCTGGGCTCGTTCTACTATCGCCGCCAATAGAGCAGGGGCACAAGCTCCTCCGCGTCGAACTCCTCCGCATACTTCGGAGCATCTCAGCAACGTCATCTTTTCTCAAGGCCGCGAGGTTCCTCACTCGTCCGCTTCCACGTCAATTCTCCGCTGAGCGGCGTGGCTACCCTGCTGCGACGAGCAGCTCCACCTTGCGGTCGCCCAGCTCCCGATAGCCGTCCTGCGTGACCACCAGGCTCGTCCCACCGAGGAGCGTGTCGTCGGCGTCGGGCGCGACGAGGGTGGGCGAGATGCTGTAGACCATGCCCGGCTGCAGCGTGAAGTCGCCCCGGCCGCCGCGCGGGGCGCCCCGGCTGGCGATCAGGAACGACGGCCCAGGAAATTCAGGCACGTCGATGCCGTACTGGTGCATTTGGGAATGGGGCGAAGATCGGAAGCCGGTCTGTCTGCACGCGCCCTCGTAGACGGAGGCCAGCTCCCCGTGCGTAACGCCCGGCCGTACGTGGCGCAGCACTTCGTCGCGAACGTGAAGGACGGCGTCGAACATCGCGCGGTGGGCTGGCTTGGGCTCGCCGAAGGAGATCTCCTGGTCGCTGTGGCCGCCGTACCGGTGGTACTCGGCGTGGGCTGTGAGGGTCCCGATGTCGCCTGGTTGGATCTGGCGGTCGCGCCCCAGCGCGCCGAGGATGGGGTTCTGCTTGGGGACCGCGCCGAACGTAAAGCCGAGCGACGAGTCGAGGTCGCCGCCAGCCTCCCACATGGCCTTGATGCCCTCCTGCACCACCTCAATTCCTCGCATGCCCGGTCGGGCAACGCGGTGGATTCGCTCCACGGCCAGGTCGAAGAGCACGTTCGCACGTTCGATGAGCGCAATTTCTTCTTCGCTCTTGATCGTGCGCAGGTCGAGGAAGATGTCGGTCACATCCTCCAGCTTCGCGTTCGGCAGCGCTTGCTGGAGCTGCGCGTACATGCCGTGACTGAGCCCGCCGATGGCCGCGCGCGAGTCCGCGACCCCGATCGTGCCCCGTTCGAGGCGCAGCTCGCGAACGCGGTCCGCGACGGTCGCCGCGTCGCCGCCGGCGCGGATGTCCTTGACCCAGTCCTGCGCGTCCACGAGCACCTGCGCGGGTACGTCTACGAGGTGCCGACGGTTGAGGGCCACCATGAAGGGCTCGTCCCGAGTCGGGAAGACGCCGACCTGTTCGCCGGGCAGTCCGTTGGACAGATACAACAAGTTACTGCCCACAACCACCACGCAGTCCACGCCGCGCTCGGTCAGTCGCGCGCGCAGCTCGGAATATCTTCGGTCGCGCTCGCCCAGGGTGAGCCGGGGACCATCGCCAGTAACCGTCGCCATGAGACACCTCCTGATCGTCGGGCGGCCAATT
This is a stretch of genomic DNA from Chloroflexota bacterium. It encodes these proteins:
- the pth gene encoding aminoacyl-tRNA hydrolase, producing the protein MTKLIVGLGNPGPRYHHTRHNVGFAVVAELGRRHNVPGRSRGPVIVGEGAISGQPVVLAQPTTMMNASGAPVALLRKRHNVWSLDDLLVVVDDMDLALGTVRLRPRGSAGGHNGLKSIIDALGSQDFPRLRVGIGRPPPGVDPIDYVLTRFSPAERATIEKAIATAADAVECWIEHGADETMNRFNRTSAPGSP
- the mfd gene encoding transcription-repair coupling factor, producing MRLNRLLSTIRRDAGYAALRDRLVDSAASDAIEASRRAGASRVREPLRISLLDAAKPAFLAALHAELRRPTIVLVSRLARGRQLAQELESWSEDPASVYLFPDLDALPYERLPPGPEHLSMRIEAMLALATSAQPAAAPPLVVATARAAMDRIMAPDACRATTWTVAVGDRIRPDRLIGDWVRAGYEPTSVVEGPGEFARRGGILDVFPLGVRQGSMAPPATRPAFRIELWGNDVESIRLFDPATQRSGERVDRFVIGPGHEVLVGDSTVARRAQEMLDLSRARPRVRDDVEDELRMLGEGKTFALLEWYRGLLGSASILSYLPPNGLLVVDEIGAVATTARSLERQAEELAIDLVDRGEGPAGVPRPYWTWTELEETLGRGDLGAPSRPLRLDFALDADALDGAFVPAPAYQGAIQRLIDDARAPAVRDGRPAEHTVVVSQQAARLAELLRDDAVAFTELADGMAASESEPVHGFILAHGVLGEGWMNREIGLTLLTDREIFGWAKVRRAGRRLTVSARERFLSDLEVGGLVVHVDHGIGRFRGLVRIADRETGIAREYLDIEYAERGRLRVPVEHADRVSPYIGAGEALPALTRLGSGEWHRTKQRIRGAVQRIAKDLVELYARRELAATDAFGEDTPWQMELEASFPYVETPDQLQATAEVKEDLEHPRPMDRLLVGDVGYGKTEVALRAAFKAVNQGKQVAVLVPTTVLAQQHLQTFRERLAPFPVRVEMLSRFLTDRQARDVIEGLRDGRVDVVIGTHRLLQRDVGFKDLGLVIIDEEQRFGVAHKERFKELRTEVHVLTLSATPIPRTLHLSLVGVRDLSMIQTPPEERLPIRTAVAEHDEGLIREAILRELDRGGQVFYVSNRVHSINQVAARLSALVPEARIVVGHGQMSDEELEEAMLAFANGDADVLVCTTIIEAGLDLPNVNTIIVTNADQFGLSQLYQLRGRVGRASNRAYAYFLYPRDRQLTEIAEKRLRAIFEATELGAGYRIALKDLEIRGAGNLLGVEQHGHISAVGFNLYCRLLAEAVDQLKTLREQSLEREGEPGEGGLRMERVLSGAAIETPTASINLPLDASLPPDYVEDESARLNLYQRLASVRDGPALGELMAEIEDRFGPPPEPAMNLFYLLSLRVAAIEAGIEEVLVDAGQIVARFRESRAIDAGRLAHDLGFPIEARSNQVRIPLGRGAGWTTRLRDLVDALAALPQSSDDGRGAAGSRPGATSRPVARPARQK
- a CDS encoding M24 family metallopeptidase — encoded protein: MATVTGDGPRLTLGERDRRYSELRARLTERGVDCVVVVGSNLLYLSNGLPGEQVGVFPTRDEPFMVALNRRHLVDVPAQVLVDAQDWVKDIRAGGDAATVADRVRELRLERGTIGVADSRAAIGGLSHGMYAQLQQALPNAKLEDVTDIFLDLRTIKSEEEIALIERANVLFDLAVERIHRVARPGMRGIEVVQEGIKAMWEAGGDLDSSLGFTFGAVPKQNPILGALGRDRQIQPGDIGTLTAHAEYHRYGGHSDQEISFGEPKPAHRAMFDAVLHVRDEVLRHVRPGVTHGELASVYEGACRQTGFRSSPHSQMHQYGIDVPEFPGPSFLIASRGAPRGGRGDFTLQPGMVYSISPTLVAPDADDTLLGGTSLVVTQDGYRELGDRKVELLVAAG
- a CDS encoding undecaprenyl-phosphate glucose phosphotransferase, producing MANEFARVEHPRASLVAAVRDSDALATRPLPRRAVRTGRVIRTSCVLAMVVGDVAAIVLAFLLAYQIRAAMEPRPSRLTPFSDYVPTLAFQIFALVATIALMRLYLPRRGASHSEHLGAIFLAVTIGNVMAMALAAFSLRGLDVPRPMLIYAWGLSILFVWVSRLAIEQGMRLARRAGLDPELMIIIGPGNEGHTILRKILAAPELGYRVIGFVGTGEPLGGAVDGAAPPVSLPGAANGVDPPVLGSLGDLPRLLEMSGAREVVVADPELTHAEVLDVVAACDRARVNVKVFPDVFQLVVREVGVSELGGLPMLRVRDVNLRGWNLLVKRALDIVLSATLLILLSPVMIAVAIAVKLSSSQGPVFFIQERVGVDGRPFACAKFRTMHVDAEAQTGPVWALPDDARTTRLGRWLRHYSIDELPQLVNVLMGDMSLVGPRPERPYFVEQFRRFIPRYEKRHQEKAGVTGWAQVNGLRGQSPIEERTLYDLFYVEHWSPAFDLKILIQTIAAVVRGRNAY
- a CDS encoding AAA family ATPase — encoded protein: MLSERQQRQVDRFLDEAEAALAAHDWGNARIAVEAVLALDAANADARAFLTVVERAAGAAPGATPSTTPEGALQTAAVEPAAATPNAFCDGRYEVKRFLGEGGKKRVFLAHDTKLDRDVAFALIKTDGLDDEGLLRIRREAQAMGRLGDHPHIVSVYDIGELPPARASALDGGRATPFLVSQLMAGGDVEGLIERADNHRVPLASALTIADQVCQALAHAHAHGIVHRDLKPGNVWLTADGTAKLGDFGLAVALDRTRLTQAGMMVGTVSYMPPEQAIGGEVTPRSDLYSLGAMLYELTTGRPPFVGDEAVAIITQHLNTPPVAPTWHAQDLPPALEALILRLLEKDPAKRPASAAEVRQLIAGVVSDIGHGSGAGPSPGPSASGMTDGATGLGASGANPIYRRVFVGREAELKQLQVAFDAALSGQGSLIAVVGEPGIGKTALCEQIATYAAVRGGKTLVGHSYEEGSLSLPYLAFVESLRSYVLARDPDGLKQDLGSGAAEIARIISEVRDRVPVELRPAGDPEDDRWRLFQAVTGFLRNAAQVQPVLLVLEDLHWADRGTLDYLLHLARNLTGARLLVLVTYRDVEVDRAHPLSGTLAELRRVAAFQRIALRGLTVDEVHRMMNTIRGNEVPWSAAEAIHRQTEGNPLFVQEVLRYVAEEGIVAREGGRYIRADGGEPGLGIPEGLRDVIGKRLSRLSPECNRLLTVAAVIGREFALDVLSRVARISEDEVLAGLEEGLKVGVLEEQARVGGVLYRFSHAMFRQTLYEELSAARHIRLHQDVGRAIEEVHARRIDDHTSELAEHFSHSSDPTDLAKAVAYGERGAQRAMAAYAYGEAIRLLERAIEVQEVLDPDDTARRCDLTLALGRALLPAGEPRRAHESAAPTAFALAEELGDRARAASAALLALAGMNRATTAAIASGGEEWRVWCERADRYAAPGTLERVHTDLALAARAQATRDRRRRRALIRGAVSLAGEIGDAEAAVEATYQLLFALDTPLEEPERAEAARRVVASNRASASARGQVRVLWRAAYALLAAGDREAFESIFREIASLVDRTPDAGVQVYPLFGPATLAILDGDLEGALDVARRIAERGEEVGATGVGRINSHHFQLRPLLHLGRGGDVLAWDDGGFGGLGPWRGVLALAHCGRLDEARSAAQPLYAQANQDEFMSVNTLAWLLEAITIVGDGTRAGVLAERLRPAASAVAASNADATCFARHVGGAAHLAGDYDSARALYDLALEASERVRFRPEIALTRLQLAELLLDDGFIATLLPERRKASQETALRHLGFAVDELRAMKMHPGLERALRHKGLLHA